A window of Aurantibacillus circumpalustris genomic DNA:
TTTCAAATCCTCTGATATACCAGATGGTGTTTTTTTGAGTCATGCGCATATTGGACATTATTCAGGACTCATGTATTTTGGAAAAGAAGCCATGAACTCAAACGGAGTAAAGGTTTATACCATGCCTCGCATGAAAACATTTCTTGAAACCAACGGCCCGTGGAGTCAATTGGTAAGTTTAAATAACATTCAAATTCAAACTATAACAGATACAGAGAGCATACAACTTTCATCTGCCTTAAAAGTCACTCCTTTTCTTGTTCCTCACAGAGATGAGTTTTCAGAAACGGTTGGATATAGAATTGAAGGTCCAAATAAAAAAGTGATGTTTATTCCTGATATTGACAAATGGAGTAAATGGAACAAAGATATTGTTGAAGAAATTAAAACAGTAGACTATGCATTTGTAGATGCAACATTTTTTGATGGGCAGGAAATACAAAACAGAGATATTTCACAAATACCACATCCATTTGTCATTGAGAGCATGGAACTTTTTAAAATGCTTCCAGAAAAAGAAAAGAATAAAATTTATTTTATACACTTTAACCACACGAATCCTCTGCTTAATAAAGAGAGTGCGGCATACAAAGAAGTTCTTAAAAACGGATTTCATGTCGCAGAAATTGGAACTGTATTCTCTTTGTAATTAGAAGGAACCAAGAGGCACAAAAAAACCGACTCTTTAGAAGTCGGTTTTTTTAGTTTAAATTATGAAGGCACCTTCATCATCCAGTTATATTTATCTTCTAATTTACCTTTGCGAATACTTCTTAAAGTATCATCTACTTTCGTAGAAAACTTACGCTCAGAAACAGGAGGCAATGCATAATCTTTTCCATTATGACCAATACCGATAATTTGCGCAATCGTTGCCGCTGTACCACAACCAAAAACTTCTTTTAAGGTTTTGTTCTCAATGGCTTCAAACACTTCTTTAATGCTTACTTTACGTTCTTCAACTTTCATTCCCCATTCTTTTGCAAGCATTAAAACAGAACTACGGGTTACACCATCTAGAATTGTATCGCTTAATCCTGGAGTTAAAAGTGTGTCCCCAATTACAAACATCACGTTCATGGTGCCGCTTTCTTCAAAATACTGTTGTGTTTCGCTATCAGTCCAAATTACTTGCTGATACCCTTTTTGCTGGGCTAATTTTGCGGGATATAAACTTCTGCCATAATTACCAGCTGCTTTTACAAAACCCACACCACCTTTTACAGCGCGGTAATAATTTGTTTCTACCAATACTTTAATTGGCTCGCTGTAATATTTACCAGCAGGACAAGTAATGATTACAAATTTGTAAGTATCACTTATTTTTACACCTATGGCTTCATCGGTTGCGATTAAAAAAGGACGGATGTATAAACTTCCTGTTTCGCTAGAAGGCACCCAAGATGAGTCGAGGCGAATTAATTCCATTAAACCGTTCATGAATAAATCTTCAGGAATTTCAGGCATTGCCATGCGGATGGCACTTTTATTTAAGCGTTTAAAATTATCAGGTGCGCGAAAAATAGATACTTCCCCTTTTTCGTTTTTATAAGCCTTCATCCCTTCAAAGATTGCCTGACCATAATGCAATGAACTCATAGCATAACTCATAGGCATATCTTGATAAGGCATTATTGAAGCGTTTTGCCATTTACCATCAGAATATTCTGCTACAAGCATGTGATCGCTAAAACATTTTCCAAAAGGCACATTATTAATATCGTATTCCGAAACTCGGCTTTTTTTAATTTTCTCTACTTTAATGTCAATAGTTCCCGTCATAATCTTTAGTGTTAGTTTAACAAATAACTACATTATTTTCGAAATTGCAAATAAATTAGGTGTGAATTAGCATATTTTTAAACATTAATTGATGCTCTAAAACTTGCATTATTGCAGGAAAATCAGAGAATATCCTTTAAAATATTAGAAAAAACGTTTTTACCGACTCTTTTCGCAAAATTTATAAGTGATTTCAGCGCTGTACCTTTTAATGCAGAAGATACCAAACCAATAACTGCAGTTGCAACAAGTTCTTCAGGCAACTTTTTAATACGCGAAGATAATTCGATTTCCTGCAGTTTAATTCGCGTTCGCACTAAGCGTTCTTGCTGTTCAAGTTCTGCTAGCGAAGTTATATTTACATTTTGCTTACTCATCGTCTTTACTTAAGTCGGTTTCTACTGCAGAGCGTTCGAAGAAGATTCTAATTACTAAATCAATAATTCTTTTTGATAATATTTGTTTATTCACTACAAGAAACATTAACAACAACAAACAATAAATGCCGGCCACAATGCTAAAACCCTTAAATGTACTGCCTGTTAGCTCAGCAAAATAATAACCACCCATTATGCTTACAAAAAGCAAAATAAAAAAAGTGAATAAAGCTACAACAGCTATTGTAACAAAAGCGGACATTAACTTACCTGACTTTTCTGCTGTTTGTATTTTTAAAAGCAGTATACGATCATCCACGTAATTTGTGAATAATCCATAAGTTTCCTCTAAAAAATTTTCCTTATTTTCCTCCATCATAGTTTAGTGTTATCAAACTTGAGTATTTTCTTTTGAGTCTTCGCTTTTTACAAAATCAGTAAATTCTGATTCAAACTCTTTAAAGTTTTTTTTTAGATCTTCGGCTAAATCACCGGCTTGATCTTTTAACTTTTTAACAAGTTCTTTTCCTTTATCGGTAGAGTAAAGAGCAACTATTGCGGCACCAACCAAAGCACCAGCTCCAAACGCTAAAAATAGTTTTGATTTCTTGTCCATATCTCCTGCCTTTCTCGATTATTTTATTTAAAATTACTAAAAATTACCGTAGAAATCAATCTAGTTCTTAAATGGAGACCCCACGACTTAGTTCAAATAAAATAAACAAATCCTTCTTCCTATCAATAATTATTGTATTTGCTGCACTTCTTCTATTTTCCATGCGTGAATTTTTTACTGCGTTTTTAGGAAGCGTCATGTTTTATGTGCTTTTCAAACCGTGGATGGAAAATTTAGTAAATAAAAGAAAATGGAAAAAAAGCCGAGCTGCTATACTTATTGTCATTGTATCTTTCTTTATCATCATGCTTCCCATTATTGCTTTCTCCAGTTTAATTTTTAATAAAGTAGCACCATTTATTTCACACCCTGAAATATTAAAAAATTACATCCTCGGAATTCAACACAAATTTAATGTCATTATTCTTTCAAAGAAAAATATTGAAGAAATTCAAAGCTACGCAACCGGCATGGTTTCAAATATCCTCAACATGGGTCTTACGTTATTTTCGTCTATCACCATGATGTATTTCTTTCTATATTTTTTACTTGTAAGCGTGGGAAGACTGGAAGCCACTATTGTTTTATACCTTCCTTTTGATAAACGTAAAATACTATTATTTGGGTCTGAATTAAAAGCGCAAACATTTAGCAATGCCATTGGTGTTCCTCTTATAGCGGTGACCCAAGGTATCAGTGCCTTTGTGGCGTACTACATTGCAGGTGTTCCTGAAGCTGCTTTTTGGGGCATACTTACGGGTTTCGCGTCAATCATTCCAATTGTTGGTACTGGAATTATTTGGGTTCCAATTTGTGCGTATCTATTCTTCGCTGGTAACACCTGGCAGGGATTTGCAGTACTGGGGTGGAGCGCCTTAATTATGGGTAGTGCAGACAATGTTATTCGTTTTATGCTTGCAAAACGCATGGCCGATGTGCATCCCGTAATTACGGTACTTGGTGTAATCATGGGTTTAAATTACATGGGGGTTCCGGGACTTATTTTTGGACCCTTATTAATTTCTTACTTTGTGATTTTGGTTAAAATATATTATTCCACTTACCGAAAACATACCGTGGAAAGGTCTGAAAAAGATGCTACACTTCACATTGGCGTGCCATTTATTTATCAGAAAAAATTTACGCAGAAAAAACAATAAAAAGGGCAAGAATCAAGACCTAAGATACAAGATTCAAGACTGCCTTAACTTTCGAAGGTTTTCAACTCCATTTTTTCGCCATCAAAAACTGCATACGTATTGTATTGAATCCATTCGCCTAAATTAATATACCGAGCTCTTCCTTCAATATCCAAATCAAGTGGTAAATGACGGTGACCGAAGACAAAAAAATCAACTTTATTTTCCTTAAGATAGTCTCTGCTATATAAATACAACCACTCGTTCTCTGCCCCTAAAAATTTTTCATCCTCGTTACCCGTTGCTTCTTTTTTTCGTTTGCTGCTTTGTTTTGCGATGTAAAAAGCGAAATTCGGATGTAAGCGACTAAAGAGCCACTGACATGTTTTACTTGCAAATATTTTACGTAAGAGTTTATACCAATTATCTCCAGGCCCTAAACCGTCACCGTGTCCGATATAAAATATTTTATCGTTAAAAGTTTTTGTTATTGGTTTGTGATGAATGCTCACGTTTAACTCTTCAATAAAATAATCTTTCATCCAAAGGTCGTGGTTTCCAACGAAAAAATGGACTGGAATCCCTGCATCGGTAAGCTCTGCAATCTTTCCTATCAAACGTACAGTGCCTTTAGGAACAGTGTATTTGTATTCGTACCAAAAATCAAAAAGATCGCCGACCAAAAAAATTTCTGCCGCGTCGTGCTTAATGCTATCCAACCATTTACAAACAAGCTTTTCACGTTTTAAGCTGCTCTCACGTGAAGGAACTCCCAAATGAAAATCGGATGCGAAATATATTTTTTTATTGCTCACTAAAAAAAACTGTTTTGTAAAATACTTTTAATGCCCAATTTATGAATATTAAATGTAAAGCGTATGGTATTTGGAAAACTTACTTTATTTAGATCCAGTGTTTTTTTGATATCCGTGTTGTAAACCAATGGAATATAGACTTCTATGATATCGTTCCAAAACACCAAATTAAATCCTGCATCCCACAAAAATTTATCGTTTAATAAAGAACGTCCATCACACACAACCAAGTCTCCAAACACCCGGATAAATTTAAAAGCACGCGGTGATTTAATATTCACAGAAGTTAGCCATTCAGCGCTTTGCCCGAGTGGGGTCCATATTTTTAAAGCGCCATCTTTTTCTATAAACTGACTAAAACCAAATCCACCTCTTTCATTCCTCGCAACATAATTACCATCGAACATATAATCATGCCAACCGTTATAACCACTTGCTCTAAAGGCATAATATCCTCGTTCATTGGAATTCCCTGCAAGAAAAGCTCCTGCAAAAACGCGTAAATCGATGCTGTGTTTTTTGTTTAATGCGATTTTATAATTCAAGGCACCTGAAATCTTGGCCATAGAAGAAGTATGCTGTAGGCTGATATTAAAACTAAATGGGTCTATAGCTCGTGCGTTTTTTAAATCATAATTTAATTGGTTCACAAAAGAATACTCGGTTTTTTTCTTAAGACCTTCACCCGTTACAAATGCTTTCGTATCAAGGCTATCTACAAGTAAATTGGTATTGCTGTATGTTATAAATTGAGAAATATGACTGAGAGGATTTTTCTTTTTGAGTTCAAACTTTACGTAAGGAGCTATTTTATAAAAATTTAAAGGCAGGTCCTGGTAATTCGTACTTAAGATTTCATTCACAAACTTCGTTTTAAACTGATCATAAGCAAAGGTTTTAGCTTTTGCGCCAATAGTTATTTGTTGGAAAACTTTTTTAGGATAGGCGTTATAATTAAACTCTAAAAATCCAACGGGTGTTTTTGTATTAAAAGCAAACATGGGTGCGATTAAATACTCAAAACGTCGTTCATAAAACCCGTAATTATGAAAAGCCATACCCACCATAGCACCGTTATAATAATTTCCGGCAATCATGGGAATGTAATTAATATTGGTGCGAGATGGTTCTTCAAATCTACTTAGAAAACTTAAACGCAATGGACGTGATCGTTTAAACAAACCCTGCGCTTTAATGATATTGTTTTTACGATTGATGTCAGGCATTCTATTTTGTCCGTCAATTTTAAAATGATCTACCTCAGCACTTGTTATAGTTATCTCACGTTTGTTTTCAAAACCATCATACCATTTTACGTCAATAGGAGTATTAGTTTTATCATAACTTGTGATATTGAAAGGCAATATTGCATTGGTTTTGTTTTTAAGTGTGAGCGTATACCCACCTTCTTTTTTAAGTTTAACCTTAGTGATTTTATAATCAATCTTAGCGGTCGAATAAATTAAATGCTTTTGAAAATCGTTCAGGTCTTTTCCTGAAAACTCATTGAGCGTTTTAAAAAAATCATTGGGAGAAGGGTGCTTAAATTTATAAGTTTCAAAGTAGCTATGCATGGCTTTATCGAGAACATTTTCGCCCATGTAATCCATTAAATAATCTAAGACCAGTGCGCTTTTTCCGTAAACAATTGCACCGTAATTTGATTCGGTAAAATCTGTTGACGCTAAGAAAATTTCTTGATCTGTTCTTTTTCGTATAGCCGAATAAAAAGGAAGTTCTTGATATTTCCAAAAAGGAAATTTATTTAGGCCAAATAATTTAAAAGTAGAATCTTTTTGAATGAAGGCCCCTAATTTTTTTTCAGGATAGTTTGTGCGCATATATCTTAACTCAACAAACGAATTTACTCCTTCATCTAAAAAAGGATGATCGCGTTCGTTGCTTCCAAGAATCCCATAAAACCAATTATGTCCTACTTCGTGTGCAATTACCATGTCGAGTTCTATGGCAGACGAAACGTCTCCTATAACGGTAATATTTGGATACTCCATTCCTCCGCCAGCCATAATGCTCCCATCTAAAGCGCTAACATTGTTATATGGATAATCGCCATTATGCAAAGAATAAAAAACGGTAGACTTTCCAATATAAGTAATGGCATCTTTCCAAAACTCTAAATTCTTTGGTGTGAAGTATACCCAGGTATTTACTTTCCGTTTACTTTCTGGAAGTTCGACCGAATCACGCATCACATAAAAACGTTTATCTGCAAACCAGGCAAAATCGTGTACCTGTGATTGTCTAAAACGAATCGTCTTAAATAGTTTTGTAGATACTGGCGTAGAAAAAGAAGATTCATCCTGTTTATCTTTCGGACTTTTCTCGATTGCCTTTAGCGTTTCATTTATTTTTTTATTTAGAAAATCTTCTTCGTCACTGTTTGATTCTTTATCACCCGTTGCACATAAAACATAGTTATCCGGCAAGGTAATTTTCACATCAAAACTTCCAAACTCGCTAAAAAATTCCCCTTGATCAAGATAAGGCATTTGATGCCAACCTTTTCTGTCATATACCGCAGGCTTTGGATACCATTGCGTCATGTAATAAGCCTGATTGGTATGACCTAATCGTGAAAACTTTGCATCAGGAATTTTTAGAAAAAATGGTGTAGTAATAATGATACTGTCTGATGGCCGTATTGGTTCATTCAAAATAAGTTTACAAATATCAATGTGTTCTTTATCGTATTCCCATTTAATGAGTTTACCATTTACTTTAAAATCAAGACTGTCAAGGTATCCGCGTTCTTCGGGTTTAGAATAATAAAAATCGGTTTTACCTTGCCACAACAATTGTTTAGCTAATGCAGTAGAACTGTTTTTGTAAGCATTTGGCCAGAGGTGAAAATAGATCACATCCAGAGCTTGCTGAGAATTATTCACATACTTAATTTCCTCGAAAGCTCGTAAGCTATGGTTCTCATCATTAAGCGCAACGTCTAATTTATAATCTATACGTTGTTGAAAATAACTTTGTTGGCTAACTACAAAATTGTGGTTAAAAAAAAGCGCTAAGTATAAAACCAAGCGCCAATTTTTTTTCGATTTAAATTTCATTTTTTTAGTTTAAAACTTCAGCGAGCTTTTTTTCTAATTCTTCGCCTCGAAGATTTTTTGCAATTATTTTACCTTCCTTGTCTAATAAAACAGTGTATGGAATCCCTTGAATATTGTACAATCTAACCACACTGCTTTCCCATTGCTTTAAGTCGCTTACTTGTGGCCAGGTAATGCCATCTTTAGCAATAGCCTCTACCCAACGTTCTCCTTCTTTATCCAAAGAAACACCAAAAATTTCAAATCCTTTATTTTTAAATTTTGCATAAGCCTTTACTACGTTCGGCATTTCTTTACGACAAGGACCGCACCAGCTCGCCCAAAAATCAACCAACACTACTTTCCCTTTAAGTGAACTTAATGCAATTTCTTTGCCTTCTGGTGAGTTTAAAATAATGTCTGGCGCAACTTGTCCAATAGCAGTAGCTTGCATAGAACTAACCACGCTGTGAAACATTTTTACATTATTATCGTTAGGAAATTTTTTAGAAAGTCCTTCATCCAACAGTTTATAGATATCTGGATACTTATCCGGCTCTAGTGCTTGCACAGCAATTAATGACGAGTACATCGATGCATTCTTTTTTAATTTATCGATTACTAAATCACTCGAAGCACTAACAATTGCATTATATGGTGCTTCAAAAATTTGACTAAGAGAGTCCATCTTTTTTGAATCCATTTTACTTCCCTCCATCACAATTTGAAACGCTTTGTTTAAAGAATCGAGTCGCAAATCACGTGCTTTAGAAATCTCATTGTACTCCATAAACAATTTTGTTTCTTCAGAGCCTTCCACTTTATAACTGTTTCCTAAATCATTGACGTTACCAGTTATTCTAATTTTGACAGCCGAATCTAAAACCAACATAGCAAAATTTTGAGCATTTATTTTCACTCTATAGAAACCAATTTTAGGTTGATAATTCGCAAACTCAAAATCTCCTTTTTCATCAATAACCACACTATCAATAAGAACTGGTTGTGCACTACTTAATTTTTCAAGGTAAACGGTTTCACCTTTTGAATTAGAAAAATTTCCTTTTAATTCAAAGCTTCCGTCGCTTTTAGAGGGGTTGCATGAAGCCAGTAATGCAAGAGTTCCAAGGCAGATAATCGATTTATACATATTCTATTTATTTTTAGATGAAGCTATTTATTTTTCTAAGGTTTCTTTTACTAACTGATTTAATAATTTCGGATCTGCTTTTCCTTTACTCAATTTCATTACTTCTCCAACAAACATACCCAATAAACCTACTTTTCCATTTTTGTATTCAGCGATTTTTTCAGGAAATTTAGAAAGCGCCGTGTCTATTAAACCTTGCAATTCATTGCTATCACTGTTTTGAATGAGATCTTTTTGTTTGGCAATTTCTTCAGCAGTAGCAGACGGATTCTCAATAAGAGCAGGGAATATAGTTTGAGAAGCAACAGAGTTACTTACTTTACCGGAATCAATTAGTTGAATAATCTCGGCAATTTTCTCAGGCGATAAAGTAAACTCAGAAAAATTTAAAGCGCGTTCATTCAGGTAAGATCTAATCGGACCTATGATCCAGTTTGCCCCACCTTTATAATTAGAAGTATGTTTAACAAGTTCGTTAAAATACATGGCCACTTCTTTGGATTCAATAATTTGAAGTGCATCGTATTCACTTAACTTATATTTTTCGGTATAGGTTTTAAATAATTCGGCCGGAAGTGTTGGCAGAACTGCTTTAATTTTATTTATGTATTCTTGAGTGATGTAAACAGGTTGTAAATCTGGTTCAGGAAAATAACGGTAATCGTTTGCGTTTTCTTTACTTCTCAAACTAAAGGTAAGATCATTTACTGCGTCGAAACTACGTGTCTCTCCTGAAATTTCTCCACCTTCCTCTAATAAATCAATCTGACGTTTAATTTCAAAATCGATTGCGCGTTGCACATTACGGAAGGAGTTCATGTTTTTAACTTCCACTTTTTTTCCAAAGGTTTTAGAACCTTTTTTCATTACTGAAATATTGGCGTCACAACGTAATGAACCTTCCTCCATGTTACCGTCACAAATTCCAAGGTAACGGACAAGTTTTCTAACTTCTGTCATGTATGCGTAAGCTTCTTCACCACTTTTTATTTCAGGTTCAGAAACTATCTCTAACAAAGGTGTTCCTGCACGGTTAAGGTCTATAAGCGTTTCAAAAGGATCAATATCGTGCAAACTTTTACCAGCATCTTCTTCCATGTGAATACGTGTAAGGTTTACCTTTTTCTCGACTCCATCTAACTTATAGCTAACATAACCGCCTGTACAAATAGGGGTTTTATCCTGCGTTATCTGATAACCTTTTGGAAGATCGGCATAGAAATAATTTTTACGCGCGAATTGATTTTCTTCGCGGATATCAGAGTTTACAGCGATTCCCAACTTAACGGCAAATTCAATTGCTCGTTCATTCACTACAGGCAAAGTGCCGGGATGACCCAATGTAACCACGCTAACATGTGAATTTGGCAATCCACCATACTCTGCAATATCGTTGCTGTACATTTTGGTTTTTGTAAGCAATTGTATGTGACACTCTAAACCTATTACCGGCTCGTATTTATCGTAAACACTCATAAATTTGAAGGTCTAAAGATACAATTTTTTAGATTTAAACAATTGCCAATTAAAACAAAAGAATACTTGCTTTTTTAACCACAAAGAGCTCAAAGTGTTGCGCAAAGGACACAAAGAATTAACATTGACTTTGTGTTTCTTCGTGTCTGCTTTGTGTTCTTTGTGGTTTCTGTTCTTTATAAGCGCACAGGGGGGGCAAAGATTATTGCAGAAAATAAATGGGATGTGCAGTATTGTATTTTCTAATGTAGGTATACATTTGTTCTTTCTGCTTTCTTTTTGAAAGTTTTTTGTACTCGTCGTAAAGGGTTTTGTCGGGCTCCAACAAATCTTCAGCATTTTTCTGATTAAACTCCTTAATAGAACCGTCGTAATAATTCATAATAAGCTCACTAATAATTGTTCTAGTAGTCGATCCTCCAGCCCCACCAAAACGTGGGTCATAAAAGCCAGGTGTTTGCACTGTTAAAGTCGCTATAAAATAGGAAATGCTACCAAATACAGGCACCCTGCGAAACTCGCCTTCGTAATTTATATAAAACGTATTGTTTTGCATGTAGCCCCAAACAGTCTCCGTTTCTACATTAATAGTTTCTTCGTTTTCTTTATAAGAAAATTGCCTTTTGTAAACAACTTTAGTCAAAAATTCCAATTGGTCCTTATCAAGTGTAGAGACAATTTGCTCCTTTCTCAAACTTTTATTCATTCGAAAATCCTGATAGCTTAAATAAATTCCGTCTTGAAGACGCTTATCTTGCATGTATAAAATACTATCCATTTGAGAGAATGATTTTAAGCTGAAAAACAAGAAGATTAGTATAAGCCAAGGGTTCCGAATCATGGACCAAAGTTCGTTTTTTTTAGCTAATTTTAATGTTATTTAAAACCAAATGCGTTTATTTTTAGTTTTTTTATTTCTTTTGGAAGGTCTCGTTGCTAATTCTCAATCGAGTCATTTCAGCAATGCACTTAAAGTTAAACTTTCTGAAAAAAATAATCCCAATGTTTTATACACCGTCTTCGTGCAAGGGGATATTGCAAAACTTAAAACCCACGAAAAAGAAGGTGCTTATACCCTAAACTATTCTTCTGGAAACATTGCTTCTATTCGCTGCAATGCTGCGGCACTTTCTTACCTTATTACCAATAAAATAATTTCTTACGCCGAGCTACCTCAACCTAAAATAAGGCCGTTAAACGATACAATGGTTTACCGCAACCGTATTAAACCTGTTAAGCTTGGTGCCGTGCCGCTTAATCAGCCTTATAATGGATCTGGTATTGTGCTTGGCTTTATTGATACTGGTATTGACATTGCACATGGGGATTTTAAAGATGCGCAAGGAAATACACGCATTAAATTTTTATGGGATCAGGTGGCGACTGTGGGACCAACCGTGCCATCACCTTATAATTATGGCATAGAGTGGACAGACGCCGATATTAATGCTAATCAATGTACCCATAGTGATATGCCTCATTTTGGTCACGGTACACAAGTGGCAGGCATTGGAGCTGGTAATGGACTCGCTAATAATACGCATGAAGGTTGTGCCTCCAAGGCTGATATCATTATGGTGGCGCAAAATTTTAATTTACCAGGTTCAACAGCAGACGCCGTGCAATACATTTTTAATAAAGCTACTTTGCTTAGCAAACCTTGTGTTATAAATGCAAGCGTTGGTGATTATTACGGTAGTCACGACGGAACTGA
This region includes:
- a CDS encoding phage holin family protein; its protein translation is MMEENKENFLEETYGLFTNYVDDRILLLKIQTAEKSGKLMSAFVTIAVVALFTFFILLFVSIMGGYYFAELTGSTFKGFSIVAGIYCLLLLMFLVVNKQILSKRIIDLVIRIFFERSAVETDLSKDDE
- a CDS encoding AI-2E family transporter — translated: MREFFTAFLGSVMFYVLFKPWMENLVNKRKWKKSRAAILIVIVSFFIIMLPIIAFSSLIFNKVAPFISHPEILKNYILGIQHKFNVIILSKKNIEEIQSYATGMVSNILNMGLTLFSSITMMYFFLYFLLVSVGRLEATIVLYLPFDKRKILLFGSELKAQTFSNAIGVPLIAVTQGISAFVAYYIAGVPEAAFWGILTGFASIIPIVGTGIIWVPICAYLFFAGNTWQGFAVLGWSALIMGSADNVIRFMLAKRMADVHPVITVLGVIMGLNYMGVPGLIFGPLLISYFVILVKIYYSTYRKHTVERSEKDATLHIGVPFIYQKKFTQKKQ
- a CDS encoding UDP-2,3-diacylglucosamine diphosphatase, coding for MSNKKIYFASDFHLGVPSRESSLKREKLVCKWLDSIKHDAAEIFLVGDLFDFWYEYKYTVPKGTVRLIGKIAELTDAGIPVHFFVGNHDLWMKDYFIEELNVSIHHKPITKTFNDKIFYIGHGDGLGPGDNWYKLLRKIFASKTCQWLFSRLHPNFAFYIAKQSSKRKKEATGNEDEKFLGAENEWLYLYSRDYLKENKVDFFVFGHRHLPLDLDIEGRARYINLGEWIQYNTYAVFDGEKMELKTFES
- a CDS encoding M1 family metallopeptidase, producing the protein MKFKSKKNWRLVLYLALFFNHNFVVSQQSYFQQRIDYKLDVALNDENHSLRAFEEIKYVNNSQQALDVIYFHLWPNAYKNSSTALAKQLLWQGKTDFYYSKPEERGYLDSLDFKVNGKLIKWEYDKEHIDICKLILNEPIRPSDSIIITTPFFLKIPDAKFSRLGHTNQAYYMTQWYPKPAVYDRKGWHQMPYLDQGEFFSEFGSFDVKITLPDNYVLCATGDKESNSDEEDFLNKKINETLKAIEKSPKDKQDESSFSTPVSTKLFKTIRFRQSQVHDFAWFADKRFYVMRDSVELPESKRKVNTWVYFTPKNLEFWKDAITYIGKSTVFYSLHNGDYPYNNVSALDGSIMAGGGMEYPNITVIGDVSSAIELDMVIAHEVGHNWFYGILGSNERDHPFLDEGVNSFVELRYMRTNYPEKKLGAFIQKDSTFKLFGLNKFPFWKYQELPFYSAIRKRTDQEIFLASTDFTESNYGAIVYGKSALVLDYLMDYMGENVLDKAMHSYFETYKFKHPSPNDFFKTLNEFSGKDLNDFQKHLIYSTAKIDYKITKVKLKKEGGYTLTLKNKTNAILPFNITSYDKTNTPIDVKWYDGFENKREITITSAEVDHFKIDGQNRMPDINRKNNIIKAQGLFKRSRPLRLSFLSRFEEPSRTNINYIPMIAGNYYNGAMVGMAFHNYGFYERRFEYLIAPMFAFNTKTPVGFLEFNYNAYPKKVFQQITIGAKAKTFAYDQFKTKFVNEILSTNYQDLPLNFYKIAPYVKFELKKKNPLSHISQFITYSNTNLLVDSLDTKAFVTGEGLKKKTEYSFVNQLNYDLKNARAIDPFSFNISLQHTSSMAKISGALNYKIALNKKHSIDLRVFAGAFLAGNSNERGYYAFRASGYNGWHDYMFDGNYVARNERGGFGFSQFIEKDGALKIWTPLGQSAEWLTSVNIKSPRAFKFIRVFGDLVVCDGRSLLNDKFLWDAGFNLVFWNDIIEVYIPLVYNTDIKKTLDLNKVSFPNTIRFTFNIHKLGIKSILQNSFF
- a CDS encoding TlpA disulfide reductase family protein — protein: MYKSIICLGTLALLASCNPSKSDGSFELKGNFSNSKGETVYLEKLSSAQPVLIDSVVIDEKGDFEFANYQPKIGFYRVKINAQNFAMLVLDSAVKIRITGNVNDLGNSYKVEGSEETKLFMEYNEISKARDLRLDSLNKAFQIVMEGSKMDSKKMDSLSQIFEAPYNAIVSASSDLVIDKLKKNASMYSSLIAVQALEPDKYPDIYKLLDEGLSKKFPNDNNVKMFHSVVSSMQATAIGQVAPDIILNSPEGKEIALSSLKGKVVLVDFWASWCGPCRKEMPNVVKAYAKFKNKGFEIFGVSLDKEGERWVEAIAKDGITWPQVSDLKQWESSVVRLYNIQGIPYTVLLDKEGKIIAKNLRGEELEKKLAEVLN
- a CDS encoding branched-chain amino acid aminotransferase, translated to MTGTIDIKVEKIKKSRVSEYDINNVPFGKCFSDHMLVAEYSDGKWQNASIMPYQDMPMSYAMSSLHYGQAIFEGMKAYKNEKGEVSIFRAPDNFKRLNKSAIRMAMPEIPEDLFMNGLMELIRLDSSWVPSSETGSLYIRPFLIATDEAIGVKISDTYKFVIITCPAGKYYSEPIKVLVETNYYRAVKGGVGFVKAAGNYGRSLYPAKLAQQKGYQQVIWTDSETQQYFEESGTMNVMFVIGDTLLTPGLSDTILDGVTRSSVLMLAKEWGMKVEERKVSIKEVFEAIENKTLKEVFGCGTAATIAQIIGIGHNGKDYALPPVSERKFSTKVDDTLRSIRKGKLEDKYNWMMKVPS
- a CDS encoding YtxH domain-containing protein, producing the protein MDKKSKLFLAFGAGALVGAAIVALYSTDKGKELVKKLKDQAGDLAEDLKKNFKEFESEFTDFVKSEDSKENTQV
- a CDS encoding MBL fold metallo-hydrolase; translated protein: MLTRSLFLFSGLLLFSCNSSIDRIEKTNSLKDTITSLSLIVLGTVQDGGSPHIGCNKNCCEKLFSNPDKNRKVVSLGVIDSENKKNYLFEATPDMTSQLRMLQDNSTFKSSDIPDGVFLSHAHIGHYSGLMYFGKEAMNSNGVKVYTMPRMKTFLETNGPWSQLVSLNNIQIQTITDTESIQLSSALKVTPFLVPHRDEFSETVGYRIEGPNKKVMFIPDIDKWSKWNKDIVEEIKTVDYAFVDATFFDGQEIQNRDISQIPHPFVIESMELFKMLPEKEKNKIYFIHFNHTNPLLNKESAAYKEVLKNGFHVAEIGTVFSL
- the gatB gene encoding Asp-tRNA(Asn)/Glu-tRNA(Gln) amidotransferase subunit GatB: MSVYDKYEPVIGLECHIQLLTKTKMYSNDIAEYGGLPNSHVSVVTLGHPGTLPVVNERAIEFAVKLGIAVNSDIREENQFARKNYFYADLPKGYQITQDKTPICTGGYVSYKLDGVEKKVNLTRIHMEEDAGKSLHDIDPFETLIDLNRAGTPLLEIVSEPEIKSGEEAYAYMTEVRKLVRYLGICDGNMEEGSLRCDANISVMKKGSKTFGKKVEVKNMNSFRNVQRAIDFEIKRQIDLLEEGGEISGETRSFDAVNDLTFSLRSKENANDYRYFPEPDLQPVYITQEYINKIKAVLPTLPAELFKTYTEKYKLSEYDALQIIESKEVAMYFNELVKHTSNYKGGANWIIGPIRSYLNERALNFSEFTLSPEKIAEIIQLIDSGKVSNSVASQTIFPALIENPSATAEEIAKQKDLIQNSDSNELQGLIDTALSKFPEKIAEYKNGKVGLLGMFVGEVMKLSKGKADPKLLNQLVKETLEK